From a single Anaerolineales bacterium genomic region:
- a CDS encoding amino acid adenylation domain-containing protein produces MKQLSNRTRSASSTLLELLRTQADRHPDNLAYRFIQDGDSNIVTVTYAELDRRARAIGAWLESFGAGGERALLLYPPGLDYIASFFGCLYAGVTAVPAYPPRLNRPVPRIQSIVADSQASFALTTSTILHNLEQRFEHTPDLQALSWLNTEQVPAGLEADWRHPNISPDTLAFLQYTSGSTSKPKGVMLTHGNLMHNLKAIRHGFQIGENAVGVFWLPSYHDMGLIGGILEPMYVNGPSTLMSPVSFLQRPFRWLEAISQYKGTISGAPNFAYDLCVDKITPEQMETLDLSSWSLAFCGAEPIRPETLERFARTFERCGFRKTSFYPCFGMAESTLIVSGGDGPSKPRVLTIDRKSLERDLVVPATAADDNSLSMVSCGKSIVDQKIVIVNPTTLQPCEPNQVGEIWVTGPSVAKGYWGLEEETRAAFGAHIADTGEGPFLRTGDLGFLHEGELFVTGRLKDLIIVHGSNHYPQDIEITVESSHAALQPGAGAAFSITENGKEQLVIIQEVTRQHRQPDINEVASAIRQAVAEKHDLQVFAIVLVKPMSIPKTSSGKIQRRATKNAFLNGELEIVGEWRAKPVALQQEKTQEFVKSESSISKPKQLISAEAVQSFLITRIASILEIDSTSIDPRQPFTYYGLGSVQAVSLTGDLEVFLNRKLSPTLAWDYPTIELLANYLANDNQPAKAATPSPIQSPNAFTKEPIAIVGLSCRFPQAPNPRAFWELLRNGVDAISEVPSDRWDVDAFHSNDPAPGKVTTRFGGFLDDVDLFDPNFFGISPREAARMDPQQRILLEVSWEALENAFIPPDTLAGTRTGVFVGISSYDYSRLQFDDPERIDAYAGTGNAHSIAANRLSYALDLRGPSMAVDTACSSSLVAVHLACQSLRSGESDVALAGGVNLILTPELTITFSQARMLAPDGHCKTFDANADGYVRGEGCGVVVLKRLSDAMRNGDNILALIRGSAVNQDGRSNGLTAPNGLAQQDVIRYALADAGVAPQQIGYVEAHGTGTPLGDPIEISALRAVLDDGTSNNRVLVGSVKTNIGHLESAAGIAGLIKSVLALQNESIPPHLNLKAVNPHLSLEDSRLEIGTYLRPWKRRDQPRFAGVSSFGFGGTNAHIIISDVPQVVVEQGEVERPRHMLTLSAKTEHALNEMVELTLNDLNNKDSLADVCFSVNTGRSHFEHRLAVHATSTDELTKALDDYLNKTDSPFISTGQARSGTQTKIAFLFTGQGSQYNGMGKGLYETQPAFRAALDECAQILASILDRPLLEILFSDNDQAIHQTQYTQPVLFAFEYALAKMWRSWGIEPHAVLGHSVGEYVAACIAGVFTLEDGLRLIAERGRLMGALPQNGTMAAVFTDASRIADILQSHLDKVSIAATNGPDNTVISGETSTIQIILDELTKLGISSKPLTVSHAFHSPLMDSILDEFESFARGITFSAPRILLCSNLLGGMLEPDSTPDATYWRNHIRAEVKFAAGMQALANSGMDVFIEIGPSPVLLGMGKRCLPDSKSAWLPSLRQNQDDWQIILDSLGKLYTRGADVNWAGFDAGYARRKVTVPNYPFQRQRYWLEASNKKPVIEKISIPTPSLTSGSNGKRQHQKKQKADSRSQKTSQIPASNFDKTTLLSANSAQRQQLLSDFLQKQTARILGMEPSQINPDQPLDTMGLDSLMAMELKNSLESKLGVNLSVASLLQGPTISKLVSEALENLDAPASSNEIPLIIANNDSNESPLSYGQQALWFLHQLLPDEISFNVAGAIRIHGDLNIPALERAFEQLVERHESLRSTFHVTNGEPVQRVHATMDGFFHVEDTAGWIEAELRERLAVEAHRPFDLEHGPVLRASLYLTNDSEHILLLAMDHIVTDFWSMTILASELLTLYEANKTGKPIDLSPLPARYSDYVRWQADMLKSPQGEKHWDYWREQLQGELPALNLPTDRPRTAMQTYRGDSEHVMIDGEIYKQLKALAQENGATMFMTLLAAFQTLLHRYSNQEQFLVGSVTAGRNHAELENLVGYFINPIALRADFSGSPSFNEILHRVRQTMLGAFEHQDYPPALLAKKLGIQRDSSRPPLFETMFILQKAHEADVQALSPFALGIDGARMEASGLTLESIALGGEPAQFDMTMMMAETDQGLAASLQYNTDLFDASTIQRMLGHFNSLLREIAADSARPVSAYPILGEAEKRQILVEWNQTQADYARENCIHELIEAQAKRTPDAIAVQFENQCLTYKELNKRADAVAHVLMAQGVKRGILVGLYVNRSMDMLVGLLGVLKAGGAYLPLDPSFPAERLAFMLADSNAAIVLTLSSLLPNLPENNAQVICLDELAKGRGGRKPKATITPDDLAYIIYTSGSTGKPKGVQIHHRAVVNFLFSMHDHLGIGADDTLLAVTTLSFDIAVLELMLPLTVGARVVIASSEITADGALLSQALTGSNVTFMQATPASWRLLIESGWQGKHDLNILCGGEALTNDLAEKLIQRGAQVWNLYGPTETTIWSTIHRVTSAENSSISNTIPIGRPIANTQIYILDSSLQPVPVGVIGDLYIGGDGVSRGYLNRPELTTERFIQNPFDQSSTIYKTGDLARYLPDGNIEFFGRSDQQVKVRGFRIETGEVEAALAGHPSVKQAVVTAWKETSSEASLVAYVVPTTSEKEADANQLRDFLRQKLPDYMVPSIFVHLDLLPLTPNGKVDRNALPQPMQARSASRAPYVAPRTPLEFELAEICAQVLGLENNNGLSAVGINDNFFDLGGHSLLGTRLVFLLREKYGLEAADLPLRTLFEQPTVANLAQAIERVRRGERNELRRSDFIQRGQLSLGELNAEAQLDPSITAGDLVYEHVDDPKHILLTGATGFVGAFLLHDLLTKTSADVHCLLRANDLEQGVQRLKRNLDSYLLWDEAFAARIKPVLGDLGTLQLGLTDDEFDHLAATMDVIYHNGAMVNFVYPYHAHKASNVLGTQEILRLACRTRLKPVHLVSTLSILYSGGVNDGRVFREDVDLDQVGAPFGGYAQSKWVAEKLVMQAGERGIPYAIYRPGLVSGHSVSGAWNTDNLISSMTRVCVHLGSIPNLDVTVNIVPVDFVSSAIVELSKNPENFGRVYHLDNPEPIHFSKLAGWLESQGFRARQVSFDEWRAELFRQIPNMPSDGWEPYLPLLEEVDESQVFMPEFDLSNTLNRLNGCGIRCHPVDDQLFTAYLKYFTPRGFPEISAPASS; encoded by the coding sequence ATGAAGCAATTGTCAAACCGGACACGATCAGCGTCCAGCACATTGCTCGAACTGCTTAGAACGCAGGCAGATCGCCATCCTGATAATCTGGCATACAGATTTATTCAGGATGGCGATTCGAATATCGTCACAGTCACTTACGCGGAATTGGACCGCCGCGCACGCGCCATTGGCGCATGGCTGGAAAGTTTTGGTGCAGGCGGTGAGCGCGCGCTTCTGCTCTACCCTCCCGGCTTGGATTACATCGCATCCTTCTTCGGATGCCTGTACGCCGGCGTGACCGCCGTCCCTGCGTATCCACCGCGCTTGAACCGTCCGGTGCCGCGCATCCAATCCATTGTCGCAGATTCGCAGGCGTCATTTGCGCTGACCACCTCCACCATTCTCCACAACCTTGAACAGCGCTTCGAGCACACGCCCGATCTGCAGGCGTTAAGCTGGTTGAACACCGAGCAGGTTCCAGCGGGGTTGGAAGCGGACTGGCGTCATCCCAATATTTCGCCCGACACGTTGGCATTCCTTCAATATACATCCGGTTCCACCAGCAAGCCCAAAGGCGTCATGCTGACACATGGCAACCTGATGCACAATCTGAAAGCCATCCGCCACGGATTCCAGATCGGCGAAAACGCGGTGGGAGTTTTCTGGCTTCCCAGTTATCACGACATGGGGTTGATCGGCGGCATCCTCGAGCCGATGTACGTCAATGGACCTTCGACTTTGATGTCGCCCGTGTCGTTTCTGCAACGCCCGTTTCGCTGGCTCGAAGCCATCAGCCAATACAAAGGAACGATCAGCGGCGCGCCAAACTTTGCCTACGACCTGTGCGTGGACAAGATCACGCCCGAGCAGATGGAAACGCTGGATTTGAGTTCATGGTCGCTGGCGTTTTGCGGAGCCGAACCCATCCGCCCCGAGACGCTGGAACGCTTCGCACGGACCTTCGAGCGGTGCGGCTTCCGAAAGACTTCTTTCTACCCGTGTTTTGGGATGGCAGAAAGCACGCTGATCGTCTCCGGCGGGGACGGTCCATCCAAACCACGCGTATTGACCATCGACCGTAAATCGCTCGAACGCGATCTCGTTGTTCCAGCAACTGCTGCGGATGACAATTCACTGTCCATGGTCAGTTGCGGAAAATCCATTGTTGATCAAAAAATAGTCATCGTTAATCCGACTACGTTGCAACCATGTGAGCCGAATCAGGTCGGTGAAATTTGGGTCACGGGACCCAGCGTGGCAAAAGGATATTGGGGTCTGGAAGAGGAAACTCGCGCGGCATTCGGCGCACACATCGCAGATACTGGCGAAGGTCCCTTCCTGCGGACGGGCGACCTCGGCTTTTTGCATGAAGGCGAACTTTTTGTCACAGGGCGTTTGAAAGACCTGATCATTGTTCATGGAAGCAACCATTATCCGCAGGACATTGAAATCACCGTCGAGTCGTCCCATGCCGCGTTACAGCCCGGAGCGGGAGCCGCATTCTCGATAACAGAAAATGGGAAAGAACAGCTTGTCATTATTCAGGAAGTCACCCGACAACACCGCCAACCCGATATAAATGAGGTGGCTTCCGCCATTCGTCAGGCGGTGGCAGAAAAGCATGACTTGCAGGTTTTCGCGATCGTGCTTGTCAAGCCGATGAGCATTCCAAAAACTTCCAGCGGAAAGATCCAACGCCGTGCCACAAAGAACGCATTCTTAAACGGAGAATTGGAAATTGTCGGCGAATGGCGAGCCAAGCCAGTGGCATTGCAACAGGAAAAGACTCAAGAGTTCGTCAAATCGGAATCATCAATCAGTAAACCCAAACAACTGATTTCAGCAGAAGCGGTCCAATCCTTTCTCATCACCCGCATCGCTTCCATTCTAGAGATCGATTCCACATCCATCGACCCGCGCCAGCCGTTCACCTACTACGGTCTTGGCTCGGTCCAAGCCGTCAGCCTGACGGGCGACTTGGAAGTCTTTCTCAACCGCAAACTCTCCCCCACCCTCGCATGGGATTATCCGACCATTGAACTGCTGGCGAATTATCTGGCAAATGACAATCAACCAGCCAAAGCCGCAACTCCATCACCGATTCAGTCACCCAATGCATTCACAAAAGAACCGATTGCCATCGTTGGGTTGAGTTGCCGCTTCCCGCAGGCACCAAATCCGCGTGCGTTTTGGGAACTGCTCCGCAACGGCGTGGACGCCATCAGCGAAGTCCCGTCCGACCGCTGGGATGTGGACGCCTTCCATTCAAACGACCCCGCGCCCGGAAAAGTCACCACCCGCTTCGGCGGCTTTCTCGATGACGTGGATCTGTTCGACCCGAATTTCTTCGGGATCTCTCCGCGTGAAGCCGCACGCATGGATCCGCAGCAGCGCATCCTTCTTGAAGTGAGCTGGGAGGCGCTTGAAAATGCCTTTATCCCGCCCGACACTCTGGCAGGGACTCGCACGGGCGTATTCGTCGGTATCAGCAGTTACGATTACTCGCGCCTGCAATTTGACGATCCCGAACGGATCGACGCCTACGCGGGCACGGGCAACGCGCACAGCATCGCCGCAAACCGCCTGTCCTATGCGCTCGATCTGCGTGGACCAAGCATGGCGGTGGATACGGCTTGTTCGTCGTCGTTGGTGGCGGTGCATCTCGCGTGTCAGAGTCTCCGAAGCGGCGAATCAGACGTCGCCTTGGCGGGAGGCGTGAATCTCATCCTCACGCCAGAGTTGACCATCACCTTCTCGCAGGCGCGGATGCTCGCTCCTGACGGTCATTGCAAAACCTTCGACGCGAATGCTGACGGCTATGTGCGCGGCGAAGGATGCGGCGTTGTGGTGCTCAAACGTTTGTCGGATGCGATGCGCAACGGCGATAACATCCTTGCGTTAATCCGCGGCTCGGCGGTCAATCAGGATGGACGCAGCAACGGTTTGACCGCGCCAAATGGATTGGCGCAACAGGATGTCATCCGTTATGCGCTGGCGGATGCGGGCGTTGCACCGCAGCAGATCGGATATGTGGAAGCGCACGGCACGGGCACACCGCTCGGCGACCCGATCGAAATCTCCGCATTGCGCGCCGTGCTGGATGATGGAACATCGAACAACCGAGTTCTAGTCGGTTCGGTAAAGACGAACATCGGGCATTTGGAATCGGCGGCGGGAATTGCAGGGCTGATCAAATCCGTGCTGGCGCTGCAAAACGAATCCATTCCACCGCACCTGAACTTGAAAGCGGTTAATCCGCATCTTTCATTGGAAGATTCCCGTCTCGAAATCGGGACTTATCTCCGCCCGTGGAAGCGCCGCGACCAACCGCGCTTTGCAGGAGTCAGTTCGTTCGGCTTTGGCGGCACGAATGCGCACATCATTATTTCAGATGTGCCGCAGGTAGTTGTGGAACAAGGGGAAGTCGAACGTCCGCGTCACATGTTGACTTTATCAGCGAAGACGGAACATGCGTTGAATGAAATGGTCGAACTCACACTCAATGACCTGAACAACAAAGACTCTCTTGCAGATGTTTGCTTCTCCGTCAACACGGGTCGCTCACATTTTGAACATCGTCTCGCAGTTCATGCCACATCAACGGATGAACTGACAAAAGCGCTGGATGATTATCTGAATAAAACCGACTCGCCATTCATTTCAACAGGTCAAGCAAGATCAGGCACTCAAACAAAGATCGCATTCCTGTTCACGGGACAAGGTTCGCAATACAACGGCATGGGAAAAGGACTTTACGAAACCCAGCCCGCCTTCCGCGCCGCGCTCGACGAATGCGCGCAAATTCTCGCTTCCATTTTGGATCGCCCCCTGCTCGAAATCCTTTTCAGCGATAATGACCAAGCCATCCATCAAACCCAATACACCCAGCCCGTGCTCTTCGCCTTTGAATACGCGCTCGCAAAAATGTGGCGTTCGTGGGGCATCGAGCCGCACGCCGTTCTTGGTCATAGCGTCGGTGAGTATGTCGCGGCGTGCATCGCGGGCGTCTTCACACTTGAAGATGGTCTCCGCCTCATCGCCGAACGCGGACGTCTGATGGGCGCACTTCCCCAAAACGGAACGATGGCGGCGGTCTTTACGGATGCGTCGCGCATTGCAGACATTTTACAATCCCATCTGGACAAAGTTTCCATCGCGGCAACGAATGGACCCGATAACACAGTCATCTCTGGTGAAACATCTACAATACAAATCATCCTAGATGAACTGACGAAACTTGGAATTTCATCAAAGCCGCTGACCGTTTCCCACGCCTTCCATTCGCCGTTGATGGATTCGATACTAGATGAATTCGAATCCTTTGCGCGCGGAATCACCTTCTCCGCTCCGCGCATCCTGCTTTGCTCGAACCTGCTCGGCGGTATGCTCGAACCTGATTCAACTCCCGATGCAACCTACTGGCGGAATCACATCCGCGCGGAAGTAAAATTCGCGGCAGGGATGCAGGCTCTCGCCAATTCTGGCATGGATGTTTTCATCGAGATTGGTCCCAGCCCTGTTCTGCTGGGCATGGGCAAACGCTGCCTGCCTGACTCCAAGTCTGCGTGGCTGCCGTCACTGCGGCAAAACCAGGATGATTGGCAGATCATTCTGGACAGCCTTGGAAAACTTTACACCCGCGGCGCGGACGTGAACTGGGCAGGCTTCGATGCGGGATATGCACGCCGCAAGGTGACCGTACCCAACTATCCCTTTCAACGTCAACGCTATTGGCTGGAAGCATCCAACAAGAAGCCTGTTATTGAAAAAATATCCATTCCAACGCCATCGTTAACTTCAGGTTCAAACGGAAAACGACAACATCAGAAGAAACAAAAGGCTGATAGCAGAAGTCAAAAGACCAGCCAAATTCCTGCCAGCAATTTCGATAAAACGACACTGTTGAGTGCCAACTCCGCCCAGCGGCAACAATTACTGAGCGATTTCCTTCAAAAACAAACCGCCCGCATTCTGGGCATGGAGCCTTCCCAAATAAATCCCGACCAGCCGCTCGACACAATGGGATTGGATTCCCTCATGGCGATGGAACTCAAGAATTCGCTGGAATCGAAGTTGGGAGTCAACTTGTCGGTGGCGAGTCTTTTGCAGGGACCGACCATCTCGAAGCTTGTATCCGAAGCGCTCGAAAATCTCGATGCGCCTGCTTCGTCAAACGAAATCCCGCTCATCATCGCAAACAATGATTCAAATGAGAGTCCGCTTTCGTATGGTCAACAGGCGTTGTGGTTCCTGCATCAACTCCTGCCCGATGAAATTTCGTTCAATGTCGCTGGCGCGATCCGCATTCATGGCGATTTGAATATCCCTGCGCTTGAACGCGCGTTTGAGCAACTCGTCGAACGTCACGAATCATTGCGCAGCACATTCCATGTGACGAATGGCGAACCTGTCCAACGTGTTCACGCAACAATGGATGGTTTCTTTCATGTTGAAGACACGGCTGGATGGATCGAAGCGGAATTGCGCGAACGTCTGGCTGTTGAAGCGCATCGTCCCTTTGACCTTGAGCATGGTCCCGTTTTACGGGCATCGCTTTACCTGACAAATGATTCGGAACACATCCTTCTGCTTGCAATGGATCACATCGTCACAGATTTCTGGTCAATGACCATACTCGCGAGCGAACTGCTGACATTGTATGAAGCAAATAAAACTGGCAAGCCCATTGACCTGTCCCCGCTCCCCGCGCGGTACTCCGATTATGTTCGTTGGCAGGCGGACATGCTCAAAAGTCCGCAAGGTGAAAAGCACTGGGATTATTGGCGTGAACAATTGCAGGGCGAACTCCCTGCGTTGAATCTGCCCACCGACCGTCCACGTACTGCAATGCAAACCTATCGCGGCGATTCCGAGCATGTGATGATCGATGGCGAGATTTACAAGCAATTGAAAGCGCTCGCACAGGAAAACGGCGCGACGATGTTCATGACCTTGTTAGCCGCCTTCCAAACCCTGCTTCATCGCTATTCAAACCAGGAACAATTCCTTGTCGGTTCGGTGACCGCGGGACGCAATCATGCTGAACTGGAGAATCTGGTCGGCTATTTCATCAATCCCATTGCCCTGCGCGCAGATTTTTCGGGGAGTCCATCCTTCAATGAAATACTCCACCGCGTTCGACAGACTATGCTCGGCGCGTTCGAACATCAGGATTATCCACCCGCGCTACTTGCCAAAAAACTGGGAATCCAGCGCGATTCAAGCCGCCCGCCGCTGTTCGAGACGATGTTCATTTTGCAAAAGGCGCATGAAGCCGATGTGCAGGCGCTCAGTCCCTTTGCATTGGGAATTGACGGCGCGCGCATGGAAGCAAGTGGACTGACGCTGGAATCCATTGCGCTGGGCGGCGAACCCGCGCAATTCGACATGACCATGATGATGGCAGAGACCGATCAGGGTCTCGCCGCATCCCTGCAATACAACACTGACTTGTTCGATGCATCCACCATTCAGCGGATGCTGGGGCATTTCAACTCATTGCTTCGGGAAATCGCCGCAGATTCTGCCAGACCCGTCTCCGCATATCCGATTTTGGGCGAAGCAGAAAAACGGCAGATTCTTGTGGAATGGAATCAAACACAAGCTGATTATGCGCGCGAGAATTGCATTCATGAGTTAATTGAAGCACAGGCAAAACGCACGCCCGATGCGATTGCGGTTCAATTTGAAAATCAATGCCTGACCTACAAAGAGTTGAACAAACGCGCCGATGCGGTTGCACATGTTCTGATGGCACAGGGAGTCAAGCGTGGGATATTGGTCGGGCTGTATGTAAATCGCTCCATGGATATGCTCGTCGGTCTGCTTGGTGTGTTAAAAGCGGGCGGCGCATATCTTCCACTTGACCCATCCTTCCCAGCCGAACGGCTCGCGTTCATGCTGGCAGATTCAAACGCCGCAATCGTTCTCACGCTATCAAGTCTGCTTCCGAATTTGCCCGAAAACAACGCGCAGGTGATCTGCCTTGACGAACTCGCAAAAGGAAGAGGCGGCAGAAAACCGAAAGCGACCATCACACCCGATGATCTTGCTTATATCATCTACACATCGGGGTCAACGGGCAAGCCCAAGGGCGTGCAGATCCATCATCGGGCGGTGGTGAATTTTCTTTTTTCGATGCATGACCATCTCGGCATCGGCGCGGATGACACCCTGCTGGCAGTCACCACGCTTTCGTTCGACATTGCCGTGCTTGAGTTGATGCTTCCGCTAACGGTTGGGGCGCGCGTTGTGATTGCCAGTTCTGAGATCACAGCAGATGGCGCACTGCTCTCCCAGGCTTTGACCGGCTCAAACGTCACCTTCATGCAAGCAACGCCCGCCAGTTGGCGTCTGCTGATCGAATCGGGCTGGCAGGGCAAACATGATCTGAACATACTGTGCGGCGGCGAAGCGCTGACGAATGACCTGGCAGAAAAATTGATTCAACGCGGCGCGCAGGTCTGGAACCTGTATGGTCCCACCGAGACGACAATCTGGTCAACGATCCATCGAGTCACTTCGGCTGAAAATTCAAGCATTTCCAACACTATCCCCATCGGAAGACCGATTGCCAATACACAAATTTATATTCTGGATTCCAGCCTACAGCCCGTCCCTGTGGGCGTGATTGGTGATCTGTACATCGGCGGGGATGGCGTCAGCCGCGGATATTTGAATCGCCCTGAGTTGACAACTGAGCGATTTATCCAAAATCCATTCGACCAATCTTCCACCATCTACAAAACAGGCGACCTTGCCCGTTATCTCCCTGATGGGAACATCGAATTCTTTGGCAGAAGCGACCAACAGGTGAAGGTGCGCGGATTCCGCATCGAGACGGGGGAGGTGGAAGCCGCGCTGGCTGGGCATCCGTCTGTAAAGCAGGCGGTGGTCACGGCGTGGAAGGAAACGTCGTCAGAAGCGAGTCTGGTTGCGTATGTGGTGCCAACTACGAGTGAGAAGGAAGCGGATGCCAATCAATTGCGCGACTTCCTGCGGCAGAAACTTCCCGACTATATGGTTCCGTCCATTTTTGTCCATCTTGACTTATTGCCATTGACCCCGAATGGAAAAGTGGACCGCAATGCGCTGCCGCAGCCGATGCAGGCGCGTTCTGCTTCGCGCGCGCCGTATGTCGCGCCGCGCACGCCGCTCGAATTTGAACTGGCGGAAATTTGCGCGCAGGTGCTCGGCTTGGAAAACAATAACGGGTTGTCTGCCGTCGGCATCAACGATAACTTCTTCGATCTGGGCGGGCATTCGTTGTTGGGAACGCGGCTGGTGTTTTTGCTGCGCGAGAAATATGGATTGGAAGCCGCCGACCTGCCGCTGCGGACGCTGTTCGAACAGCCGACGGTTGCGAATTTGGCGCAGGCAATTGAAAGGGTGCGGCGCGGAGAACGCAATGAGCTCCGACGCAGTGATTTCATTCAGCGCGGACAATTGAGTTTGGGTGAATTGAATGCGGAAGCGCAACTCGATCCAAGCATCACAGCGGGCGATCTGGTGTACGAGCATGTGGATGATCCAAAACATATTTTGCTGACAGGCGCGACGGGCTTTGTCGGCGCGTTCCTGTTGCATGACCTGCTCACGAAAACATCCGCCGATGTGCATTGTTTGCTGCGCGCAAATGATCTTGAACAAGGCGTGCAAAGATTGAAGAGAAACCTGGATTCATACCTGCTGTGGGATGAAGCCTTCGCTGCGCGCATCAAACCTGTTTTGGGTGATCTGGGCACTCTGCAACTTGGTCTCACCGATGATGAGTTCGATCATCTCGCGGCCACAATGGATGTGATCTATCACAACGGCGCGATGGTCAATTTCGTTTATCCGTATCACGCACACAAGGCATCCAATGTGCTTGGCACGCAGGAGATCCTGCGGCTGGCGTGTCGGACAAGGTTGAAGCCCGTCCACCTTGTTTCCACCCTGTCCATTTTGTATTCGGGCGGCGTCAATGACGGACGCGTCTTCCGCGAAGATGTGGATTTGGATCAGGTCGGCGCACCGTTCGGCGGCTACGCCCAAAGCAAGTGGGTCGCGGAGAAACTGGTCATGCAGGCGGGAGAGCGGGGCATCCCCTATGCCATTTACCGCCCTGGCTTAGTCTCGGGACACAGCGTCAGCGGCGCGTGGAACACGGACAACCTGATCTCCAGCATGACGCGCGTCTGCGTGCATTTGGGAAGCATCCCCAATCTCGATGTAACCGTCAATATCGTGCCTGTGGATTTCGTCAGCAGCGCGATTGTCGAACTTTCAAAAAATCCAGAGAACTTCGGCAGGGTATATCATTTGGATAACCCCGAGCCGATCCATTTCAGCAAACTGGCAGGCTGGCTCGAATCGCAAGGCTTCCGGGCGCGGCAGGTTTCGTTCGATGAATGGCGCGCGGAACTTTTCCGCCAGATCCCCAACATGCCATCCGACGGCTGGGAACCCTACCTGCCCCTGCTCGAAGAAGTGGACGAATCGCAGGTTTTCATGCCGGAGTTTGACCTGAGCAACACGCTGAACCGTCTGAACGGATGCGGCATTCGCTGTCATCCAGTGGATGATCAGTTGTTCACCGCCTACCTGAAATATTTCACTCCACGCGGATTTCCTGAAATATCTGCGCCAGCCTCATCGTGA